A region from the Clavibacter sp. A6099 genome encodes:
- a CDS encoding FecCD family ABC transporter permease codes for MPPTRPAPAAAAAVVALAALVALCAVSLATGSRDIALDAVWHAIQHPDDGSRDAIIVWQLRAPRTLLAVAVGVLLAVAGVVMQAMTRNPLAEPGLLGVNAGASLAVVLSVAVFGVGSAAGYAWPAFAGAAIAAVVVVLVGMRAGPRADPTRLLLAGTALTASLASVTGVVTLSDPRTFGDYRSWVVGSVASRDPADLVWLLPLTVVVVVGALLLVRPLAVLALGDDTATALGSSVGRVRLAGFALVTLACGAATAVAGPISFVGLVVPHAVRRVLGRRERPVLLGSVAAGPLLVLGADVLGRIVARPGELEAGIVTAFVGAPVLLALVLRRTGAR; via the coding sequence ATGCCACCGACCCGACCCGCGCCCGCCGCCGCCGCCGCGGTCGTGGCCCTCGCCGCGCTCGTCGCGCTGTGCGCCGTGAGCCTCGCGACGGGATCCCGCGACATCGCCCTCGACGCCGTGTGGCACGCGATCCAGCATCCGGACGACGGCAGCCGCGACGCGATCATCGTCTGGCAGCTGCGGGCGCCGCGCACGCTCCTCGCGGTCGCGGTCGGCGTGCTGCTCGCGGTCGCGGGCGTGGTGATGCAGGCCATGACCCGCAACCCGCTCGCGGAGCCCGGCCTCCTCGGCGTCAACGCGGGCGCGTCGCTCGCCGTGGTGCTCAGCGTCGCGGTCTTCGGAGTCGGCTCGGCGGCCGGATACGCGTGGCCCGCGTTCGCCGGGGCCGCGATCGCCGCCGTGGTCGTGGTGCTCGTCGGGATGCGGGCGGGGCCGCGCGCGGATCCCACGCGCCTGCTCCTCGCCGGAACCGCGCTGACCGCGAGCCTCGCCTCCGTCACCGGCGTCGTCACGCTCTCCGACCCGCGGACCTTCGGCGACTACCGCTCCTGGGTGGTCGGATCCGTGGCCTCGCGCGACCCCGCCGACCTCGTCTGGCTCCTCCCGCTCACGGTCGTCGTGGTCGTCGGGGCGCTGCTGCTCGTGCGCCCGCTCGCGGTGCTCGCGCTGGGCGACGACACGGCGACCGCGCTCGGTAGCTCCGTCGGGCGGGTGCGGCTCGCGGGATTCGCCCTCGTGACGCTCGCGTGCGGCGCCGCCACCGCGGTCGCCGGGCCGATCTCGTTCGTCGGGCTCGTCGTGCCGCACGCCGTGCGCCGGGTCCTCGGGCGGCGCGAGCGGCCGGTGCTGCTCGGATCCGTGGCGGCCGGACCCCTGCTCGTGCTGGGCGCCGACGTGCTCGGCCGGATCGTCGCGCGGCCCGGCGAGCTCGAGGCCGGCATCGTCACGGCGTTCGTCGGCGCGCCTGTGCTGCTCGCGCTCGTGCTCCGGCGGACGGGCGCGCGGTGA
- a CDS encoding ABC transporter substrate-binding protein, with amino-acid sequence MIIASPPRPDRRPTHRRLAGVALAATVLVALTACAAPAASTGGTGTSGTGAAADPAGTGYTTPRTMPEGKGSGQPDDVFPRTVVHFAGTTTIPAAPQRVAVISTGQADSLLTLGIVPVASTAADGAAVVPEYLTRAFPEDADALAAVAPLGDRISPDIESVAAAKPDLILMNITGKDAASLYASLSAIAPTVATQGTGLYWKQDLLLLADAVGRTQQAASWLDSYQSDAAAFGAGLAERPAVSFLRSSADRIRVFGVASFAGSVAEDAGLPRPQAQDFTDQTSRDISEEQIDLAEGDHVFAGVQGGDEKALTGLPLWPTLQAVEDDAVTFVDDDVFYLNTGPTAARSVLAAMEKALG; translated from the coding sequence GTGATCATCGCCTCCCCACCCCGTCCCGACCGCCGTCCCACCCACCGCCGCCTCGCGGGCGTCGCGCTCGCCGCCACCGTCCTCGTCGCCCTCACGGCGTGCGCCGCGCCGGCCGCATCCACCGGCGGCACCGGCACCTCGGGCACCGGCGCCGCGGCCGACCCCGCCGGCACGGGCTACACCACACCCCGCACCATGCCCGAGGGCAAGGGCAGCGGCCAGCCCGACGACGTCTTCCCGCGCACCGTCGTCCACTTCGCGGGCACGACCACCATCCCGGCGGCACCGCAGCGCGTCGCCGTCATCTCGACCGGCCAGGCGGACTCGCTGCTCACCCTCGGCATCGTCCCCGTCGCCTCCACCGCGGCCGACGGCGCGGCCGTCGTCCCCGAATACCTGACCCGCGCGTTCCCCGAGGACGCCGACGCGCTCGCGGCCGTCGCGCCGCTCGGCGACCGCATCTCGCCCGACATCGAGAGCGTCGCCGCGGCGAAGCCCGACCTGATCCTCATGAACATCACCGGCAAGGACGCGGCCTCGCTCTACGCGAGCCTCTCCGCCATCGCGCCCACGGTCGCGACGCAGGGCACCGGCCTCTACTGGAAGCAGGACCTCCTGCTCCTCGCCGACGCGGTCGGCCGCACCCAGCAGGCCGCCTCCTGGCTCGACTCCTACCAGTCCGACGCGGCCGCGTTCGGCGCGGGCCTCGCCGAGCGCCCGGCCGTCTCGTTCCTCCGCTCCTCCGCCGACCGCATCCGCGTCTTCGGGGTGGCGTCCTTCGCCGGATCCGTGGCCGAGGACGCGGGCCTCCCGCGCCCGCAGGCGCAGGACTTCACCGACCAGACCTCCCGCGACATCAGCGAGGAGCAGATCGACCTGGCCGAGGGCGACCACGTGTTCGCGGGCGTCCAGGGCGGCGACGAGAAGGCCCTCACCGGGCTCCCGCTGTGGCCGACGCTGCAGGCGGTCGAGGACGACGCGGTCACCTTCGTGGACGACGACGTCTTCTACCTCAACACCGGGCCGACGGCGGCACGCTCGGTGCTCGCGGCGATGGAGAAGGCGCTCGGCTGA
- a CDS encoding GNAT family N-acetyltransferase: protein MLADLALPVPLAARVDGVILRRATAADLAPLMGLLADDPVSASRGDRADPDDVDLYRDALARILSDPANDLLVAHDAGGAVVGTLQLTVIPGMARRGSSRLQVEAVRVRSDLRSAGIGGAMMRWVADAAAPALGTPLVQLTSDAARIDAHRFYERLGYAPSHVGFKLRIDGDA from the coding sequence GTGCTCGCCGACCTCGCCCTCCCCGTCCCGCTCGCCGCCCGCGTCGACGGGGTGATCCTCCGCCGCGCGACCGCCGCCGACCTCGCGCCGCTCATGGGGCTGCTCGCCGACGACCCCGTGAGCGCCTCGCGCGGCGACCGGGCGGATCCGGACGACGTCGACCTGTACCGCGACGCGCTCGCGCGCATCCTCTCCGACCCGGCGAACGACCTCCTCGTGGCGCACGATGCGGGCGGCGCGGTCGTCGGCACGCTGCAGCTCACGGTGATCCCCGGCATGGCCCGGCGCGGCAGCTCTCGCCTCCAGGTGGAGGCCGTGCGGGTGCGGAGCGACCTGCGCTCGGCCGGCATCGGCGGGGCCATGATGCGCTGGGTCGCCGATGCCGCAGCTCCCGCGCTCGGCACGCCCCTCGTCCAGCTCACCTCCGATGCTGCCCGCATCGACGCCCACCGCTTCTACGAGCGGCTCGGGTACGCGCCCTCGCACGTCGGGTTCAAGCTGCGGATCGACGGCGACGCGTAG
- a CDS encoding SAM-dependent methyltransferase has protein sequence MDRNRISDLAHADHPIASPLSDHTVDRLLAAAVAGEGTVLDLGCGDGSWLLRALRREPSLIAVGVDHSDAGFDRVREQAEREGLAHRLELVCADARTWTSADRFDVVLSVGATHAFGGLEQTLTAIDGHLRLGGTAVVGECFWEQAPTPRVLDLLGAEPGDYGDLAATVEVAAANGWVPLQGHVSTVEEWDDYEWSWTGALARWATEHPDDPDREQVMGASVEHRRAWMGGYRGTLGFLTMVLGRSPSS, from the coding sequence ATGGACAGGAACCGGATCAGCGACCTCGCCCATGCCGACCACCCCATCGCCTCGCCGCTCAGCGATCACACCGTCGATCGCCTCCTCGCCGCCGCGGTCGCCGGGGAGGGCACGGTCCTCGACCTGGGATGCGGCGACGGCAGCTGGCTGCTGCGCGCCCTGCGCCGCGAGCCGTCACTGATCGCCGTCGGCGTCGACCACTCCGACGCGGGCTTCGACCGAGTGCGCGAGCAGGCCGAGCGTGAGGGGCTCGCGCATCGCCTCGAGCTCGTGTGCGCCGATGCCCGCACGTGGACCTCCGCCGACCGGTTCGACGTCGTGCTCAGCGTGGGGGCGACGCACGCCTTCGGCGGCCTCGAGCAGACCCTGACCGCGATCGACGGGCACCTGCGCCTGGGCGGTACCGCGGTCGTCGGCGAGTGCTTCTGGGAGCAGGCGCCGACTCCGCGGGTGCTGGACCTGCTGGGTGCCGAGCCCGGCGACTACGGCGACCTCGCGGCCACCGTCGAGGTCGCCGCCGCGAACGGGTGGGTGCCGCTGCAGGGGCACGTCAGCACCGTGGAGGAGTGGGACGACTACGAGTGGTCGTGGACCGGCGCGCTCGCCAGGTGGGCGACGGAGCACCCCGACGACCCCGACCGGGAACAGGTGATGGGCGCATCGGTCGAGCACCGGCGGGCGTGGATGGGCGGATACCGCGGCACGCTGGGCTTCCTCACCATGGTGCTCGGTCGCTCGCCGTCCAGCTGA
- a CDS encoding alpha/beta hydrolase, with amino-acid sequence MDRAAAARVAPLALDHGGRTLRGWEHGTVRPGAPGALLVHGFGDSGTGGHGLWVPVARALAASGTAARAYDRLGHGVSDGDFADVRLLDEVDQVAAMIRALAEDAGGPVHVVAHSLGGVESALAAARAPELVASLTLWSPAGVVVDDITVHGRVMSVPLAASRERGVVDVAGMGLGLGFPDEVLAGVDVYGPVAGYPGPVEVLHGTADQVVPVTYGARYGELMPGATFTAVEGADHGWSSVELRRMLVERLLAHVARASGGAA; translated from the coding sequence ATGGACCGGGCCGCCGCGGCCCGGGTCGCCCCGCTCGCGCTCGACCACGGCGGGCGCACCCTGCGCGGCTGGGAGCACGGCACCGTGCGACCCGGCGCCCCCGGGGCGCTGCTCGTGCACGGCTTCGGCGACTCGGGCACCGGCGGCCACGGCCTGTGGGTGCCCGTCGCCCGGGCGCTGGCCGCGTCCGGCACGGCGGCGCGCGCCTACGACCGGCTCGGGCACGGCGTGAGCGACGGCGACTTCGCCGACGTGCGCCTGCTCGACGAGGTCGACCAGGTGGCCGCGATGATCCGCGCCCTCGCCGAGGACGCGGGCGGACCCGTGCACGTGGTCGCCCACAGCCTCGGCGGCGTCGAGTCGGCCCTGGCCGCCGCCCGCGCGCCCGAGCTCGTCGCGAGCCTCACGCTGTGGTCGCCGGCCGGCGTGGTGGTAGACGACATCACCGTTCACGGCCGCGTGATGAGCGTGCCGCTCGCGGCGTCCCGGGAGCGCGGCGTCGTCGACGTCGCCGGCATGGGCCTCGGGCTGGGCTTCCCGGACGAGGTGCTCGCGGGCGTGGACGTCTACGGGCCGGTCGCCGGATACCCGGGACCGGTCGAGGTGCTGCACGGCACGGCCGACCAGGTCGTGCCGGTCACCTACGGCGCGCGCTACGGCGAGCTGATGCCGGGCGCGACCTTCACGGCCGTGGAGGGCGCGGATCACGGCTGGTCGTCGGTGGAGCTGCGCCGGATGCTGGTCGAGCGGCTGCTCGCGCACGTGGCGCGGGCGTCGGGCGGGGCTGCGTAG
- a CDS encoding phenolic acid decarboxylase, translating to MTTITTSVEHPVPAQDLSPLVGHRLIYTYANGWQYEMYVKNATTIDYRIHTGMVGGRWVKDQTVDLVALADGVFKVSWNEPTGTSVVVNIVPAARVLHGTIFFPRWVEEDGSKTVLFQNDHLDQMRAHRDAGPTYPIYVVPEFAHITLDEFVGADDETVVDTAPGDLPAGFADRRN from the coding sequence ATGACAACGATCACCACGAGCGTCGAGCACCCCGTGCCCGCTCAGGACCTCAGCCCCCTCGTCGGACACCGTCTCATCTACACGTACGCCAACGGCTGGCAGTACGAGATGTACGTGAAGAACGCCACGACCATCGACTACCGGATCCACACGGGCATGGTCGGCGGCCGCTGGGTCAAGGACCAGACGGTCGACCTCGTCGCCCTCGCCGACGGCGTCTTCAAGGTCTCGTGGAACGAGCCCACCGGCACCAGCGTCGTCGTGAACATCGTCCCGGCCGCCCGCGTGCTGCACGGCACGATCTTCTTCCCGCGCTGGGTGGAGGAGGACGGATCCAAGACCGTGCTCTTCCAGAACGACCACCTCGACCAGATGCGCGCGCACCGCGACGCCGGCCCCACGTACCCGATCTACGTCGTGCCGGAGTTCGCGCACATCACCCTCGACGAGTTCGTGGGAGCCGACGACGAGACCGTCGTCGACACCGCCCCCGGCGACCTCCCGGCCGGCTTCGCCGACCGGCGGAACTGA
- a CDS encoding MarR family winged helix-turn-helix transcriptional regulator: MPSDPTAAELRVVARRLGAEVGPFRRRLMNASRSAADLPDLPDAQVEVLRRLEAIGWATPTLLGRALGLARSTVSNLILAMERDGLVDRRLAKGDGRSTEVGLTDHARDLLRTFDRSAEAVLVGALRRLTPDERHAIARALPALEALHAAIGGEPRRTEAADKPHP, from the coding sequence ATGCCCTCCGACCCGACCGCCGCCGAGCTGCGGGTCGTCGCCCGGCGGCTGGGCGCGGAGGTGGGCCCCTTCCGCCGCCGCCTCATGAACGCGTCGCGGAGCGCGGCCGACCTGCCGGATCTCCCCGACGCGCAGGTCGAGGTGCTCCGCCGCCTCGAGGCGATCGGCTGGGCCACGCCCACCCTGCTCGGTCGCGCGCTCGGGCTCGCGCGCTCCACCGTCAGCAACCTCATCCTCGCCATGGAGCGCGACGGCCTCGTCGACCGCCGGCTCGCGAAGGGCGACGGCCGCAGCACCGAGGTGGGCCTCACGGATCACGCGCGGGATCTGCTGCGCACCTTCGACCGCTCGGCCGAGGCCGTGCTCGTGGGCGCCCTCCGCCGTCTCACGCCCGACGAGCGCCACGCCATCGCCCGCGCGCTCCCGGCCCTCGAGGCCCTGCACGCGGCGATAGGGGGCGAGCCCCGGCGCACCGAGGCTGCCGACAAGCCCCACCCATGA
- a CDS encoding MarR family winged helix-turn-helix transcriptional regulator has translation MSDADRSPVGDTAGDIPGVADGVPDGVAAGIAEVEEQMTALAARIRATTREAAARIHPELPPIGYKMLRVIRRCGAAHASAVADQLGVDRSVVSRQLRQLQELGLVEVGADAQDGRVRVLALTPAGRAGIEADDAQGGSRLIRGLGGWTLDDLDAFAGYLARLNAGTTQDAIDEDGERDSDPSRSACAAEPFEGGRT, from the coding sequence ATGAGCGACGCCGACCGCTCCCCCGTGGGCGACACCGCGGGGGACATCCCGGGCGTCGCCGACGGTGTCCCCGATGGGGTGGCCGCGGGCATCGCCGAGGTGGAGGAGCAGATGACCGCCCTCGCCGCGCGCATCCGGGCCACCACCCGGGAGGCCGCCGCGCGGATCCACCCGGAGCTGCCGCCCATCGGCTACAAGATGCTCCGCGTCATCCGCCGCTGCGGCGCGGCCCACGCGAGCGCGGTCGCCGACCAGCTCGGGGTCGACCGCAGCGTGGTCAGCCGGCAGCTGCGCCAGCTCCAGGAGCTGGGGCTCGTCGAGGTCGGCGCCGACGCACAGGACGGCCGGGTGCGCGTGCTCGCGCTCACCCCGGCGGGCCGCGCGGGGATCGAGGCGGACGACGCCCAGGGTGGCAGCCGCCTCATCCGCGGGCTCGGCGGATGGACACTCGACGACCTCGACGCGTTCGCCGGGTACCTCGCGCGACTCAACGCCGGAACGACGCAAGACGCCATTGATGAGGACGGCGAACGCGATTCGGATCCTTCGCGATCAGCTTGCGCCGCGGAACCCTTCGAGGGCGGCCGCACGTGA
- a CDS encoding MDR family MFS transporter, whose protein sequence is MSQHHPATAPSAKAPRRTVSADGSMSKRQVLESLSGLLLGMFVSILAGTVVSTSLPIIISDLKGDQSGYTWVVTATLLATTVSTPLWGKFADLFNRKLLIQLALGIFVLGSALAGFSQNTETLIVFRVLQGLGAGGLAALSQIIMADIISPRDRGRYAGLFGAVMAVGTVGGPLLGGVVTDAFGWRWNFFIALPIAIIAIILLQVTLHLPAHPKRKVHVDYLGAVFIASGVSLLLIWVSQAGKQFEWASGTSYLMAGGAVVLLIAAVITELKVAEPIIPLTMFRNRTFTLSVLASLAVGISLFGTSVFLAQYMQLSRGATPTQSGLLTIPLMAGLLISSTVFGSLISRRGKWKAIMISGAVLIVAGTSLLSTLRYDTDFVLVGIYMFVLGAGLGMLMQNLVLVVQNAIEVKNLGVATSAVTFFRSLGGTVGVSVLGSILGTIIASEITAGIIKLAPADQAAAAQALGSGVIPQVSQLSPAVRVVVESAYGVGIGDVFLYSVPLAIVSLIAVIFLPNAQLGSKNAVQLKSDKAAAPDAREVHRTDAEDALIGASAGAVALTPAGEANPTGSIRLPEAEDAGVDARR, encoded by the coding sequence ATGTCCCAGCACCACCCGGCCACCGCGCCATCCGCGAAGGCCCCCCGCCGCACCGTCTCGGCCGACGGATCCATGTCGAAGCGCCAGGTCCTCGAGTCCCTGTCGGGCCTCCTGCTCGGCATGTTCGTCTCGATCCTCGCCGGCACCGTCGTCTCGACCTCGCTGCCGATCATCATCAGCGACCTCAAGGGCGACCAGTCCGGCTACACCTGGGTCGTCACCGCGACCCTGCTCGCCACCACCGTCAGCACGCCGCTCTGGGGCAAGTTCGCCGACCTCTTCAACCGCAAGCTGCTCATCCAGCTCGCCCTCGGCATCTTCGTGCTGGGATCCGCGCTCGCCGGCTTCTCGCAGAACACCGAGACGCTCATCGTCTTCCGCGTGCTCCAGGGCCTCGGCGCCGGCGGCCTCGCGGCGCTGAGCCAGATCATCATGGCCGACATCATCAGCCCGCGTGACCGCGGCCGCTACGCCGGCCTCTTCGGCGCCGTCATGGCCGTCGGCACCGTCGGCGGCCCGCTCCTCGGCGGCGTCGTGACCGACGCGTTCGGCTGGCGCTGGAACTTCTTCATCGCGCTGCCCATCGCGATCATCGCGATCATCCTGCTGCAGGTCACCCTCCATCTCCCCGCGCACCCGAAGCGCAAGGTGCACGTCGACTACCTCGGCGCGGTCTTCATCGCGAGCGGCGTCTCGCTCCTGCTCATCTGGGTCTCCCAGGCCGGCAAGCAGTTCGAGTGGGCATCGGGCACGTCGTACCTCATGGCGGGCGGCGCGGTCGTGCTGCTGATCGCCGCGGTGATCACCGAGCTCAAGGTCGCCGAGCCGATCATCCCGCTCACGATGTTCCGCAACCGCACCTTCACGCTCTCCGTGCTCGCCAGCCTCGCGGTCGGCATCTCGCTGTTCGGCACCTCGGTGTTCCTCGCGCAGTACATGCAGCTGTCGCGCGGCGCCACGCCCACCCAGTCGGGCCTGCTGACGATCCCGCTCATGGCGGGCCTGCTCATCTCCTCGACCGTGTTCGGCAGCCTGATCAGCCGCCGCGGCAAGTGGAAGGCGATCATGATCTCGGGCGCCGTGCTCATCGTCGCCGGCACGTCGCTGCTGTCCACGCTGCGCTACGACACCGACTTCGTGCTCGTGGGCATCTACATGTTCGTGCTCGGCGCGGGCCTCGGCATGCTCATGCAGAACCTCGTCCTCGTCGTGCAGAACGCCATCGAGGTCAAGAACCTCGGCGTCGCCACCAGCGCCGTCACGTTCTTCCGCAGCCTCGGCGGCACGGTCGGCGTCTCCGTCCTCGGCTCGATCCTCGGCACGATCATCGCGTCGGAGATCACCGCGGGGATCATCAAGCTCGCTCCGGCCGACCAGGCCGCGGCCGCGCAGGCGCTCGGCTCCGGCGTCATCCCGCAGGTCTCGCAGCTCAGCCCGGCGGTCCGCGTCGTGGTCGAGAGCGCGTACGGCGTGGGCATCGGCGACGTGTTCCTCTACAGCGTGCCGCTCGCAATCGTGTCGCTCATCGCGGTGATCTTCCTGCCCAACGCGCAGCTCGGCAGCAAGAACGCCGTGCAGCTGAAGAGCGACAAGGCCGCCGCGCCCGACGCGCGCGAGGTGCACCGCACCGACGCCGAGGACGCGCTGATCGGCGCATCCGCCGGCGCCGTGGCGCTCACCCCCGCGGGCGAGGCGAACCCGACGGGATCCATCCGACTGCCCGAGGCCGAGGACGCCGGGGTCGACGCCCGCCGATGA
- a CDS encoding VOC family protein, which translates to MVDSVATVWLPVKDMTRAVAFYRDTLGLTITSEDADWSEIDADGLMIGLNAREEASGSSSGGAVISFTPDGSIEDELERIRARGAEITGEISDHEWGRILPFQDSEGNDLQLYTPPAG; encoded by the coding sequence ATGGTCGATTCGGTGGCGACGGTCTGGCTGCCCGTCAAGGACATGACACGGGCGGTGGCGTTCTACCGCGACACGCTCGGTCTCACGATCACGAGCGAGGACGCGGACTGGAGCGAGATCGACGCGGACGGCCTGATGATCGGGCTCAACGCGCGCGAGGAGGCGAGCGGCTCGTCGAGCGGCGGCGCGGTCATCTCGTTCACGCCCGACGGCTCCATCGAGGACGAGCTGGAGCGGATCCGTGCGCGCGGCGCCGAGATCACGGGCGAGATCAGCGACCACGAGTGGGGCCGCATCCTCCCGTTCCAGGACAGCGAGGGCAACGACCTGCAGCTGTACACGCCGCCCGCGGGTTAG
- a CDS encoding DUF1905 domain-containing protein, with translation MTDDLPLDFTAPLWAWEARRALWTFVSLPTELGPMLRELGEAGRRGWGSVPVRVRVGTTTWRTSVFPQGDGTWVLPIKRAIRDAHGLEVGDDVHVDLEPLP, from the coding sequence GTGACCGACGACCTCCCCCTCGACTTCACCGCGCCCCTCTGGGCCTGGGAGGCACGGCGAGCGCTCTGGACCTTCGTGAGCCTGCCCACCGAGCTCGGCCCGATGCTCCGCGAGCTCGGCGAGGCGGGCCGCCGCGGCTGGGGATCCGTGCCGGTGCGCGTCCGCGTCGGCACCACGACCTGGCGCACGTCCGTCTTCCCGCAGGGCGACGGCACGTGGGTGCTGCCCATCAAGCGCGCGATCCGCGACGCCCACGGCCTCGAGGTCGGCGACGACGTGCACGTCGACCTCGAGCCGCTGCCGTGA
- a CDS encoding nucleotide-binding protein has protein sequence MTDAVILTGTVGAGKTTTMHALGALLAARGVPHALVDMDAVSLLRPAPHADPFQQELALRNLGDLSRNYREAGASVVIVAAVVERAEDLASYAAALGSRDPLLVRLTVDAGEVQARIDQRHLHDAHARAWHSARAPELAAIIDRAGLGGLAIDTTSRTAAEVAALIADRVGRRARDRRVDG, from the coding sequence ATGACGGACGCCGTGATCCTCACCGGCACCGTCGGCGCGGGCAAGACCACGACGATGCACGCGCTCGGCGCGCTGCTCGCCGCGCGCGGTGTGCCGCACGCGCTGGTCGACATGGACGCCGTGAGCCTGCTCCGCCCGGCGCCGCACGCGGATCCGTTCCAGCAGGAGCTCGCGCTCCGCAACCTCGGCGACCTGTCCCGCAACTACCGCGAGGCCGGGGCATCGGTCGTGATCGTGGCGGCCGTGGTGGAGCGGGCGGAGGACCTGGCGAGCTACGCGGCCGCGCTCGGCTCGCGTGATCCGCTGCTCGTCCGGCTCACCGTCGACGCCGGTGAGGTCCAGGCCCGCATCGACCAACGCCATCTCCACGATGCGCACGCGCGGGCATGGCACTCGGCACGCGCCCCCGAGCTGGCCGCGATCATCGACCGCGCTGGCCTGGGCGGCCTCGCGATCGACACCACGTCCCGCACCGCCGCCGAGGTCGCCGCGCTCATCGCGGACCGCGTCGGCCGGCGAGCGCGCGACCGTAGGGTCGACGGGTGA
- a CDS encoding SDR family oxidoreductase, translating into MSVDGRVVVVAGASSAAGRAVCAELAAAGARVVAVGTDAGRLADVDASRREVCDLADHAAVVELAERIRADLGGVDGLIHLVGGWRGGNGLEGQTDDDWDFLHERLVTTLRNTTRAFDADLQASDAGRLAIVSSTAVQRPYPGGANYSTAKIAAETWVRAVDRGFSKAGSPARTTIFVVKALGGLERALGRRVVKLWTSVPPERDLIEG; encoded by the coding sequence GTGAGCGTCGACGGCCGCGTGGTCGTGGTCGCGGGCGCGTCGAGCGCGGCCGGGCGCGCGGTCTGCGCCGAGCTGGCGGCGGCGGGCGCGCGGGTCGTCGCCGTCGGCACCGACGCGGGCCGGCTAGCGGACGTCGACGCGTCCCGCCGCGAGGTCTGCGACCTCGCCGACCACGCGGCCGTCGTGGAGCTGGCGGAGCGGATCCGGGCCGACCTCGGCGGCGTCGACGGGCTCATCCACCTGGTCGGCGGCTGGCGCGGCGGCAACGGGCTCGAGGGCCAGACCGACGACGACTGGGACTTCCTCCACGAGCGGCTCGTGACCACGCTGCGCAACACCACGCGCGCGTTCGACGCCGACCTGCAGGCGTCCGACGCCGGCCGCCTCGCCATCGTCTCCTCCACCGCCGTGCAGCGGCCCTACCCCGGCGGCGCCAACTACTCGACCGCGAAGATCGCCGCGGAGACCTGGGTGCGCGCGGTCGACCGCGGCTTCTCGAAGGCCGGATCCCCCGCCCGGACCACGATCTTCGTGGTCAAGGCGCTCGGCGGCCTCGAGCGCGCGCTCGGCCGTCGTGTCGTCAAGCTGTGGACCTCCGTGCCGCCCGAGCGCGACCTGATCGAGGGCTGA